TACTACTGCTACTTTTGTCCCAAACTCGTATGCTTTTCCCGATTTTCCTTTCGCAATACACGCAACTTGTGGCTCGTGAAGACTGTAAATTTTATCTTTCGTGGTACGTTCTTGGGTGAGTGCTTTAAGGTAAATTTTAAAAACGTCTTCGTAGCCTTTCAAAACATCTTTAGGAAGTTTTCTTTCCAATTCCCGAAGAACTCTTTTACCAATCGTCCTGAGCTTTTTCCTCGCCATTTTTGCCTTCTTCTGTCTTCTGGGATGATGTCCAAAAAAAGCGTCCCGCAATAATTGTTTGCTCACTCTTCTGTAGCTTTGTCTTTGTACAACGCTCTCTTTTTCTGCTATTTTTCTACAATTGTCGATTACTTTTTTTGCTAATTTGGCATCGGTAGGAAAGGTAATGTTCTTCTCCTGAACCGTCGTATCTACCTGAACTTCATCTTCTGTTTTGGCTTTGGGATGGAGAGAAACGCTTTGTCCCAAAAGAAATTCCAAACCCTTATCTCCAATTCTTTTTCTGAAGTGTACAAAATTGCTCGGATCGAAAGGCTGCTCTGTCTGGAAAAAGGTTTCTCCGGTAAAATATTGCCAATACGCATTCTCAATCCATCTCTCTATTACACTTTCATCACTTTCTTTAAACATTTCCTTGAGCAAAAGCATTCCTGCTATTTTACGGATAGCAATAGAAGGTCTTCCGTTTTCTGAAAATAATTTCTCAAACTCTGACTCCATTTTATCCCAGGAAATCTCCCCAGCTAATTTTACCACCGGATGCTCCATATTAATAAGCTCCGTAAGCCTGGTCTTGAATAAATTCTGCTGTAAATCCTCTCTTATTTTGCCTAACATTTTGCCACTTTTTATATCCTAAAAATACAATTTATTGCAATTTTTTACAACGATTTTTTACGAAATATAAGTGCATAAAACTGATAATCAAAATATTACTTGGTTTTTAAGGAATGACTATTTAGGCTAAGATTAAGGATTAGGATTAAGTTACTAACTGCGTAAAATTCCCCTCCCCTGGAGGGGTGGCGAAAATTCGTAGAATTTTTGACGGGGTGGTAAAAAACTGATTCTCTAATTATTTTTTACTCAAAGCCTCACCTTCAAAAGCAATTCCATCCCAACCAAACTCCATAAAATTTCTTATATTCTGATGATCTGTTCCTTCAGGATTTTTCAGTACATCTTCTCTGTAAAATTCTCCGAAAAGGTTTAATGTTTCCTCTTTAGACAAATCATTCAGTTTCGCATAGCTGAAAACTTTACACGAACCGTTATTCTGATTTTCTTCATTCACCGTGTTCCCGTTTGTGAATTTTGTCGGGGTAAAGTCGTAATTCTCATCAATAAATGCGATTACCTCTTTAAACTGAATCGTTTCCGGTGAATTTTTTAATTGTTCTGTCATGATATTTTTTTATATATTTTCTGTATTTCCGCGTCCAGGTTTTGCCAGCAGTTCTGGCTCCATATTCTAACGTATTCAAAACCTGCATTCCGCACTATTTTTTCTTTATGTACATCTTCCAGATAGCCCAGATTTCCTGTATATTTCTCTTTGCTCATCGCTTCGATAATTATTGATTTTCCATTTTCTTTTTCAATCAGAATATCAAATTCATAGCCTCCGAAATGATGATTTTTCAACATTTTTAATTGAGAAAAATCTTTCTGCAGGCGATTATAAATCACATCGATAAAAGCATTCGAATTTGTATTTTTATTCGAATCCTTAGCGAACCCGAACTGATCCAAAGTATTCAGAATTTCCAGTCTTTGGGTTTCATTTTTATCACTTACCGCTTTACAATACGCAAGGTAAGCATACAAAACGGCCTTTCTGTTATTCGAACCTTCCTGCTGCAAAGCTTCTTTATAATTCGAGAAAATCTCTTCAGGAATCGAATTGCAGACATAGATTTTTTCCTTTGCTCTGGTGATAATCACATTCAGCAGTTTATATCCTTTCGTGTGATTGATCGGGCCAAAACTCTGGATAAATTTCCAACCGGATTTTCTTCCGTAAGTGGTCGACATAATGATGATATCCCTTTCATCACCCTGAATATTTTCAAGGTTTTTAATAAACAATCCTGCCGCTTCTAACCC
The sequence above is a segment of the Chryseobacterium sp. MYb264 genome. Coding sequences within it:
- a CDS encoding IS5 family transposase, with translation MLGKIREDLQQNLFKTRLTELINMEHPVVKLAGEISWDKMESEFEKLFSENGRPSIAIRKIAGMLLLKEMFKESDESVIERWIENAYWQYFTGETFFQTEQPFDPSNFVHFRKRIGDKGLEFLLGQSVSLHPKAKTEDEVQVDTTVQEKNITFPTDAKLAKKVIDNCRKIAEKESVVQRQSYRRVSKQLLRDAFFGHHPRRQKKAKMARKKLRTIGKRVLRELERKLPKDVLKGYEDVFKIYLKALTQERTTKDKIYSLHEPQVACIAKGKSGKAYEFGTKVAVVRGRKTGIISSVKRFSGNPHDSKTLEESLAQSERVRKSVGGTRPTKATTDRGFKGIKEVEGTAILLPAKKEKTKYGQQVARLRFRARAAIEPCISHLKRNHSLGLNFLKGVAGDINNALLAGIGYNLKMRLNQIKQQILLWLELVLRIFLGKYNFQSQKTAF
- a CDS encoding HopJ type III effector protein — translated: MMTEQLKNSPETIQFKEVIAFIDENYDFTPTKFTNGNTVNEENQNNGSCKVFSYAKLNDLSKEETLNLFGEFYREDVLKNPEGTDHQNIRNFMEFGWDGIAFEGEALSKK